DNA sequence from the Pichia kudriavzevii chromosome 4, complete sequence genome:
AAATCATGCCTTATATCAAAGACGAGCTAGTCATATCCATTCCTCAAGTCATCATTAGATTGGAAACGTAGAAAATGAGTATTCCAAAGTTAGGTTTAGTACCAAAACTTTTTAGCTCGTAAAATTGGATTAAAGAATCATAAATAAAATCATAAATAATATCATAGATATTATTTTAAATCAACGTTTCGGTATTGAATAATAGAATTAAATTCTGTGGGTCAAATTTATGTCGAATAAAATACCCTTAAGGGAAATTTCGTAATAATTGCTCTACTACCCAGCTGAAAATGGTATTCTCAACACATAAACAATAAGTGCAACATTCTATTCAAGATCCATTTGGTCAATATATTGGAAtgtaaagaaaacaagacTAGAATATTAATTTATTCTTGATGTTCCTCAAAATATACATACGTTAGTGTTCTTGGAACCAAGATGTGCATTTGCAGCAATCAAGAGTTGTAAATCTTCTTGAGTTAAGGAAAAGTCAGCCATTGTGTGTAATCTGCTTGGTCTTGTATCTAACAAAGGAACAAAACTAAAAATCCAACcaaaaagatattgaaattgtataTATTAACCCCCCCATTCTCTCCCATGTTGAAACTTCCACAGGTGAAAATTCTTGCCCTATACCTACTGCCACTGAGCGAGAGATGGGGGCTCGTCACTCCATGATGGACGGGAAGAGGCAGCAAATGTCGTGGGTAAAATTCGTGGGCGCGGGGAAGGTGCTGTAGGACAAAACGCTAGAACGCAACATGTGCGGTGCACGGGGTATGACATGTAAGAGTTTATAACCCTGCAATGCAACACGTGCGCGACACGTGATACAATTTTGGAAGGATTCCGGCGTTATCGGAGAATCCGGTGTCCTTCTATTGCAGCAAGGCACCAAAACGTAAATGAATTACGTCTTTGCCTAACACCCAACAAGGTTTTATCACTTCTTGTTCGGATAGCTGTATCTTTATCTCGGGTGAAACGGGCGGTTACTATAAGTGCCTTGCCTCTCATAGAAGCTCCCCCATTCTTTTTTGCTGTTCGGCGATATCTTTTACagtttcaattgatttagaGATTGTTGGTTGTTGTATTACCATTCAATATACACTTCGTTAAACTTGATCGCATATCAAAGTGAAGTTTGATCAATATTAAGTAGCCGattcaaaacaaatggaGCAATCCAACCTTGATGAATTAAAGGAGAGTCTTTCAACCTTGTCTACttggaaaatggaaaggAGGAGCATCACGATCTACTATGGATATGTCACGTTTGtcatttgtttgttgttcaTAATATTACTTCCCAGATGGAATAAGATATCTAACTATTTATATTACAAATTCTTGAAAGTTaacagatttttcaaattgaatcTAGAATCTTCGTTTTTAAGAGTGAACCCAATGTCGGCACAGATGATAATATTCTGGTCTATAGTATTGTCAATTCTATCACTTGTACAAACGAGATGGGATATCCGGTTTATTGCTGCCAGGTTGGGCCGGGTACCTGTTTACTGCTTGCCCactgttttatttttaacGTTAAGGCCGTCACCTCTTCCAGGAGTGCTTTACCTTGCACTTCTACCAATACACAAATGGTTATCCCGTATTGTGATATTGCAAAGTCTACTGCATACTTTAGTCTATTTATTCATTATGACAAAGTCCAACACATTGTGGAAATTGCTAAGAGCGGATAACTTTTTTGGGATAGTTGCAATGCTGGCGTTCCTTACAATCATGTTTACATCATTGCCATTTATCAGGAggaagtttttcaatttctttttcattaacCACTATTTATGTACATGGATTGTAACTCTGACACTATATTTTCATGTTAGACCGGGGATACCATATTTGACATTACTCAATTGTTTTATCTTGATCTACCAAATATACTATAAGTTtaaaatttcttcaattacCGAACTGACAGTTTCTAAGATTTCGGACCATATGGTGGTGGTTGATATTCCAAATGACAAGATAAAAGTAAAATGTAACATTCCCGGCTCCCATATTAGATTGATAGATTATGATGATAGTAAATGGAAGATCACAAATTACTTGAAACTTATAACAATTCCAATTCAACATCCATACACCCTTGCATCTTTACCATCAGATAAATCTCAGAAGCTAATTGTTAGAGAAGGTAAGTATAGATTAAAGGATAAGCACCAATATTTGGTTACAGGCTCATACCAGCCACATCTTGCATTTGTCGAACCATACccaaaattaaagaataCCCCGATGAGCAGCAATTTAAATactcttttgtttcaaacTAAAGTGAAGAAGTGCTTGATTGTTGTAGGTGGTTCAGCAGTTAGCTTTGCTCTACCTATCCTAAGAGTTCTAAATTATAACGGTTCGATGGTTAAGATTATTTGGGTTATTAGGGACCACGAGGATTTAAAAGTTTTGGATTATTTCAAAACGTATTTGGTTAACGATGACTgcattgatatttttattacAGGTAACTA
Encoded proteins:
- a CDS encoding uncharacterized protein (PKUD0D05760; similar to Saccharomyces cerevisiae YLR047C (FRE8); ancestral locus Anc_5.117), which produces MEQSNLDELKESLSTLSTWKMERRSITIYYGYVTFVICLLFIILLPRWNKISNYLYYKFLKVNRFFKLNLESSFLRVNPMSAQMIIFWSIVLSILSLVQTRWDIRFIAARLGRVPVYCLPTVLFLTLRPSPLPGVLYLALLPIHKWLSRIVILQSLLHTLVYLFIMTKSNTLWKLLRADNFFGIVAMLAFLTIMFTSLPFIRRKFFNFFFINHYLCTWIVTLTLYFHVRPGIPYLTLLNCFILIYQIYYKFKISSITELTVSKISDHMVVVDIPNDKIKVKCNIPGSHIRLIDYDDSKWKITNYLKLITIPIQHPYTLASLPSDKSQKLIVREGKYRLKDKHQYLVTGSYQPHLAFVEPYPKLKNTPMSSNLNTLLFQTKVKKCLIVVGGSAVSFALPILRVLNYNGSMVKIIWVIRDHEDLKVLDYFKTYLVNDDCIDIFITGNYTLSEKINFKDALNELHRKKRELELKQETEILSGGYSFYSNNNNSAPEIHSTFENKALSPWCSPCSDHQIEHLTDNEALPLLSKPASSYGLSTFQSSSLPKNRKSCIELRSHNINSSTSYNTETIDIELNEAEIYRENAPIIPANFLSSPSAGVDQIDNENDLLDARHKNISEPHVSSGTATKTKKLSAILAKLNSKSGENKLNSSKKWTSSINQKLLCRSGSTATSSALYDDLEDYWVLKNSYSRIEFGRPKLGLYYYSWCIGSSCNGPLVSLQSGESVCYNIKDDPQSAYNDQLNELYSNATFLANKKARLNEKGGKPDEEILIIGAGPNGLVDNVRLWANDCGFSYHEESFSV